In the Mycoplasmoides gallisepticum genome, one interval contains:
- a CDS encoding ATP-binding cassette domain-containing protein, producing MFKSWSKRLKYAPTPLVGDEVLRAQGLKCVFDEKTPEEFWALNGIDFTFEKNKIYCIIGNSGSGKSTLVTHFNGLLTSKYGTLSIRDFKNNHDIVISPNTKKIKNFKRLRKIISMVFQFPEYQLFKDTIQKDIMFGPVALGVHKEEAAKLAKFYLNRMGLDSSYLDVSPFELSGGQKRRVAIAGILAIQSEIIIFDEPTAGLDPKGESEMVELILESKKENKTVIVITHQMEKVLEIADEVILLDKGKILTSGTPYQIFTNPEIMQTTSIALPHVVQVINDLSLRNPIFKKLYDYEPRTVKDLAKVINEVIKNYEKRN from the coding sequence ATGTTCAAGAGTTGATCAAAAAGACTAAAGTATGCACCAACTCCTTTAGTAGGTGATGAGGTTTTACGTGCTCAAGGGTTAAAATGTGTTTTTGATGAAAAAACACCTGAAGAATTTTGGGCGCTTAACGGCATCGATTTTACCTTTGAAAAGAATAAGATTTACTGTATTATTGGGAATTCTGGTAGTGGTAAATCAACGTTAGTAACCCATTTTAATGGGTTGTTAACCTCAAAATATGGCACATTATCGATCCGTGATTTTAAGAACAATCACGATATCGTGATATCACCTAATACCAAAAAGATTAAAAATTTCAAACGGTTAAGAAAGATCATCTCAATGGTATTTCAGTTTCCTGAATACCAATTATTTAAAGATACGATCCAAAAAGATATTATGTTTGGACCAGTAGCACTTGGTGTTCATAAAGAAGAAGCAGCCAAACTAGCTAAATTCTATCTTAACCGGATGGGGCTTGATTCTTCTTATTTAGATGTTAGTCCGTTTGAACTATCAGGTGGACAAAAAAGACGGGTAGCGATTGCTGGGATCTTAGCAATCCAATCAGAGATTATCATCTTTGATGAACCAACCGCTGGATTAGACCCTAAGGGTGAAAGCGAGATGGTAGAACTAATTCTTGAATCAAAAAAAGAGAATAAAACCGTGATCGTGATCACCCACCAGATGGAAAAAGTGCTTGAGATTGCTGATGAGGTAATCTTATTAGATAAAGGTAAGATCTTAACATCAGGCACGCCATATCAGATCTTTACTAACCCTGAGATCATGCAAACAACATCAATTGCACTGCCTCATGTGGTTCAAGTCATTAATGACTTGTCATTAAGAAATCCGATCTTTAAAAAACTGTATGACTACGAACCAAGAACAGTTAAAGATCTAGCAAAAGTAATCAATGAAGTAATCAAGAACTATGAAAAACGCAATTAA
- a CDS encoding energy-coupling factor transporter ATPase produces MDNKNSVIKFENVSFSYNSKKQVLKNVSYEIYEKEYVCIVGHNGSGKSTMSKLLTGILKPLAGTIYLFGYAISRDNIKFLRDNVGIIFQNPDNQFIGITAEDDIAFGLENRKIPRGEIKRIIDSVADKVGIKDILKFEPHKLSGGQKQRVAIASVLAINPSIILFDESTSMLDPKGKKDIKSFMLQLRNQGKTVISITHDMEEVVNCDRVLVMDHGNLIKQGRPDEIFKDKQFLRDINLDVPFSLDLAMQLNELDEKINSTLRYNELIDNICSRVDQKD; encoded by the coding sequence TAACTCTAAAAAACAAGTACTAAAAAACGTATCTTATGAAATTTATGAAAAAGAATACGTTTGTATTGTGGGTCATAATGGGTCTGGAAAATCAACAATGTCTAAGTTGTTGACAGGGATCTTAAAACCACTTGCAGGTACGATCTATTTATTTGGTTATGCGATCTCACGAGATAATATTAAGTTCTTACGTGACAACGTTGGGATTATTTTTCAAAACCCAGATAACCAGTTCATTGGGATTACAGCAGAAGATGATATTGCCTTTGGGTTAGAAAACCGTAAGATTCCCCGTGGAGAGATTAAAAGAATTATTGATTCTGTTGCTGATAAAGTTGGGATCAAAGATATATTAAAATTCGAACCCCACAAATTATCTGGTGGGCAAAAACAACGAGTAGCGATCGCTTCAGTTTTAGCGATCAACCCAAGTATTATCTTATTTGATGAATCAACATCAATGTTAGATCCTAAGGGTAAAAAAGATATTAAAAGCTTTATGCTTCAATTACGTAATCAAGGTAAAACAGTGATTTCAATTACCCACGATATGGAAGAAGTGGTTAATTGTGATCGCGTTTTGGTGATGGATCACGGAAATTTAATCAAGCAAGGTCGACCTGATGAGATCTTTAAGGATAAGCAGTTCTTAAGAGATATTAATTTAGATGTGCCTTTTAGTTTAGATCTAGCGATGCAATTAAATGAGTTGGATGAGAAAATTAATTCGACTTTACGATATAATGAATTAATCGATAATATATGTTCAAGAGTTGATCAAAAAGACTAA